The following are encoded together in the Anguilla rostrata isolate EN2019 chromosome 19, ASM1855537v3, whole genome shotgun sequence genome:
- the LOC135245797 gene encoding uncharacterized protein LOC135245797 isoform X2, with product MKKAKIWITACVGILLYTTFAACSRGTGSQRIDDEERISLLKQNIPKNYKIPVRFVPRNTSGMCWVELNTFPLEESLKALASTFGNVSSNRIDINTFIYRLQNVRYRIQATMETTMEDFKCHYRREEWPTEDFFDYVRDFLSVAESKEAGEGGEECESAPCATAAPAAPTQLPAEGPSTTSPVKVADCLPASDCQTRVERQYLPEDAQKGLLSLFLVSVAANICLLIWMVRGRRQRGPERNAESGRLFLAAEENRPPSNHGTSEKNRLNAVNAI from the exons ATTTGGATAACAGCTTGTGTCGGCATCTTACTCTATACCACGTTTGCTGCATGTTCACGAGGGACTGGAAGTCAAAGAATCGACGATGAGGAAAGAATCTCCTTGCTG AAACAGAATATACCGAAAAATTACAAGATCCCAGTGCGCTTCGTTCCCAGAAACACG AGCGGGATGTGCTGGGTGGAACTCAACACGTTTCCCCTGGAGGAGAGCTTGAAGGCCCTGGCGAGCACGTTCGGAAACGTCTCCTCCAACCGGATCGACATCAACACGTTCATCTACAGGCTCCAAAACGTGCGCTATCGCATACAAGCCACCATG GAGACCACGATGGAGGACTTCAAGTGCCACTACAGGAGGGAGGAGTGGCCGACGGAGGACTTCTTCGACTACGTCCGGGACTTCCTGAGCGTCGCCGAATCGAAGGaggcgggcgaggggggcgaggaGTGCGAGTCGGCCCCCTGCGCGACGGCCGCGCCCGCCGCGCCCACCCAGCTCCCCGCGGAAG GACCTTCCACCACCTCCCCGGTGAAAGTGGCTGACTGTTTGCCAgcgtcagactgccagacaa GAGTGGAACGGCAGTACCTTCCGGAAGACGCGCAGAAAGGCCTGCTGTCCCTGTTCCTCGTGTCAGTAGCTGCGAACATCTGTCTGTTAATTTGGATG GTAAGAGGAAGAAGACAACGCGGCCCGGAGAGAAACGCCGAGAGCGGACGCTTGTTCCTGGCGGCGGAGGAGAACAGGCCCCCGTCGAATCACGGAACGTCGGAAAA GAACAGGTTGAACGCCGTGAATGCGATTTAA
- the LOC135245797 gene encoding uncharacterized protein LOC135245797 isoform X1, with product MRTPFLPTEIWITACVGILLYTTFAACSRGTGSQRIDDEERISLLKQNIPKNYKIPVRFVPRNTSGMCWVELNTFPLEESLKALASTFGNVSSNRIDINTFIYRLQNVRYRIQATMETTMEDFKCHYRREEWPTEDFFDYVRDFLSVAESKEAGEGGEECESAPCATAAPAAPTQLPAEGPSTTSPVKVADCLPASDCQTRVERQYLPEDAQKGLLSLFLVSVAANICLLIWMVRGRRQRGPERNAESGRLFLAAEENRPPSNHGTSEKNRLNAVNAI from the exons ATTTGGATAACAGCTTGTGTCGGCATCTTACTCTATACCACGTTTGCTGCATGTTCACGAGGGACTGGAAGTCAAAGAATCGACGATGAGGAAAGAATCTCCTTGCTG AAACAGAATATACCGAAAAATTACAAGATCCCAGTGCGCTTCGTTCCCAGAAACACG AGCGGGATGTGCTGGGTGGAACTCAACACGTTTCCCCTGGAGGAGAGCTTGAAGGCCCTGGCGAGCACGTTCGGAAACGTCTCCTCCAACCGGATCGACATCAACACGTTCATCTACAGGCTCCAAAACGTGCGCTATCGCATACAAGCCACCATG GAGACCACGATGGAGGACTTCAAGTGCCACTACAGGAGGGAGGAGTGGCCGACGGAGGACTTCTTCGACTACGTCCGGGACTTCCTGAGCGTCGCCGAATCGAAGGaggcgggcgaggggggcgaggaGTGCGAGTCGGCCCCCTGCGCGACGGCCGCGCCCGCCGCGCCCACCCAGCTCCCCGCGGAAG GACCTTCCACCACCTCCCCGGTGAAAGTGGCTGACTGTTTGCCAgcgtcagactgccagacaa GAGTGGAACGGCAGTACCTTCCGGAAGACGCGCAGAAAGGCCTGCTGTCCCTGTTCCTCGTGTCAGTAGCTGCGAACATCTGTCTGTTAATTTGGATG GTAAGAGGAAGAAGACAACGCGGCCCGGAGAGAAACGCCGAGAGCGGACGCTTGTTCCTGGCGGCGGAGGAGAACAGGCCCCCGTCGAATCACGGAACGTCGGAAAA GAACAGGTTGAACGCCGTGAATGCGATTTAA